A region from the Trachemys scripta elegans isolate TJP31775 chromosome 22, CAS_Tse_1.0, whole genome shotgun sequence genome encodes:
- the LOC117869076 gene encoding insulin gene enhancer protein ISL-2B-like, protein MEGGPERSHPSGKEERRAGQRVCVPSRGEGSQGARPVCAGCGGKIRGPFLLRVAPDTEWHMGCLRCSCCQLSLAHSPTCFLRDGSVYCRADYLRLFSTRCARCQETLLPSDLVLRARGAVYHQACFCCSLCQRRLLPGEQFALRPDGLYCPMHQWPGREGAGAEIPVSAWTKWHRSVMGSSIPVAQGGSGKLTRVRTVLNERQLQALSSCYAANPRPDAGLKEQLVELTGLSPRVIRVWFQNKRCKDKKRNLVSQLQPPPLSLQGAVGTRMVAASPQPQDEAYAWSPVEVQRGRPSWQLVSGTEEAGFSQLLRLTDPEQLGWVDSVLR, encoded by the exons ATGGAAGGGGGGCCGGAGAGATCCCACCCGTCTGGGAAGGAGGAGCGGAGGGCAGGCCAGAGGGTCTGTGTGCCCAGCCGTGGGGAAGGCTCCCAGG GCGCCAGGCCGGTgtgtgctggctgtggggggaagaTCAGAGGCCCCTTCCTGCTCCGCGTGGCGCCCGACACAGAGTGGCACATGGGCTGTCtccgctgcagctgctgccagctcagcctggctcacagccccacctgcttcctgcgcgACGGCAGCGTTTACTGCAGAGCCGACTATCTCAG gctCTTCTCCACGAGATGTGCCCGCTGCCAGGAGACCTTGCTGCCCTCTGACCTGGTGTTGCGGGCACGAGGGGCTGTATACCACCAGGCCTGCTTCTGCTGCTCCCTCTGCCAACGCCGGCTGCTGCCCGGCGAGCAGTTCGCTCTGCGGCCGGACGGCTTGTACTGCCCCATGCACCAGTGGCCAGggcgggaaggggcaggggcggagaTCCCGGTATCAGCATGGACCAAGTGGCACCGGTCAG tgaTGGGCTCGAGCATCCCCGTGGCCCAGGGTGGCTCCGGGAAGCTGACCCGCGTCCGCACTGTCCTGAACGAGCGGCAGCTCCAGGCCCTGAGCTCCTGCTATGCGGCCAACCCTCGCCCCGACGCCGGGCTGaaggagcagctggtggagctgACCGGCCTCAGCCCCCGCGTCATCCGTGTCTGGTTCCAGAACAAGCGCTGCAAGGACAAGAAGCGGAACCTCGTGAGCCAGCTGCAGCCGCCGCCCCTG AGCCTGCAGGGCGCCGTGGGGACCCGGATGGTGGCCGCCAGCCCGCAGCCCCAGGACGAGGCGTATGCATGGAGTCCGGTGGAGGTTCAGAGGGGCAGGCCCTCCTGGCAGCTGGTGAGCGGCACCGAGGAGGCAGGTTTCTCCCAGCTGTTGCGGCTGACGGACCCGGAGCAGCTCGGCTGGGTGGACTCCGTTCTCCGCTAG